In the genome of Bacteroides mediterraneensis, the window TGCCTACATTGAAAACGTTCGATGAGCCGCCGGCACCTCCTCCGCCTCCCATCCGTCGCATGGCAAACATCCAGATGGCGATGAGGATGACAAAGGGCAGTACGTTCCAGAGTATCAGGCTGAAATAGTCGCTTTTCTTTTCATATTGTATGGAACCGGTGAAATTTCCTTCTTTCTGTTGTTCGTTCAGGAATTTATCCAAGGCTTCCATGGAACCGATTTGCACGTGGATAGCCGGACTTCTTCCTACTTTGCTGGCATCCTTTTTGAAGACATCCACAATGTGTTCCGGCTTGATATACATTTCTATTGTATTATTGTCGTATGCTACGATTTTATCTGCATATCCTTTGGTAACCATCTCCTGAAATTCTGTATAGTTCACCTCTTTGGTGGCACTACCCTCATCTCCGGAGAAATAAAGAAAGGCAAAAATCATGGCAATAATGACGTAAAGCCACGTCAGACTGAAACGTGGCACATTGATTTTTGGCTTATTATTGTTCGAATTGTTACTCATAATTCTATTCCTATTATTATATTAGTCTAAATCTGGTATATGAGTCAGTTTGGCATCGGCCCACAAATGTTCCAAATTATAAAAATTCCGTACTTCCGGTAAAAACACATGTACAATGACGTCACTGTAATCCATGGCTACCCATTGGGCATTTCTTTGTCCGTCTATGGCATATACCTTGATTCCGGTTTCTTTTCTCACATGTTCTTTGATGGAGTCAACGATGGCCAACACTTGACTGGGCGAGTTTCCCTGGCAGATGACGAAATATTTGCAGATAGTATCCTCTATTTCTGTTAAATTGACAATGACAATCTGTTTTCCTTTTTTCTCTTGAATTCCTTCAGTGATTTTTTCTATCAAATTTTTTGTTTCGTTCATTCTTTTGAATATTCCTATATTTATAAATAAAGTTCTTTATAATAAGTAAGGCAAATATACTTGCTTTTCTGTATATCAGAAAATTTTTGCCTGAAAGAAGCTGAAAAAAGAAGAAAAATATGTTTTTCAGAAGAAAAAAATGCCAGAAAGCTTTGTATGTTCCAAAAATGTTGTACCTTTGCACCGTCAAACAAAAAACGACAATCGTTCTTTGATTTTGGGCTATGGTGTAATGGTAACACAACAGATTCTGGTCCTGTTTTTCTTGGTTCGAGTCCGAGTAGCCCAACTTCATTTATGCCGCGTCTTCACGGAGGAGACAAAGCGTTATTGGGCTATGGTGTAATGG includes:
- the rsfS gene encoding ribosome silencing factor, with protein sequence MNETKNLIEKITEGIQEKKGKQIVIVNLTEIEDTICKYFVICQGNSPSQVLAIVDSIKEHVRKETGIKVYAIDGQRNAQWVAMDYSDVIVHVFLPEVRNFYNLEHLWADAKLTHIPDLD